A stretch of the Aphelocoma coerulescens isolate FSJ_1873_10779 chromosome 22, UR_Acoe_1.0, whole genome shotgun sequence genome encodes the following:
- the MOB1A gene encoding MOB kinase activator 1A codes for MSFLFGSRSSKTFKPKKNIPEGSHQYELLKHAEATLGSGNLRQAVMLPEGEDLNEWIAVNTVDFFNQINMLYGTITEFCTESSCPVMSAGPRYEYHWADGTNIKKPIKCSAPKYIDYLMTWVQDQLDDETLFPSKIGVPFPKNFMSVAKTILKRLFRVYAHIYHQHFDSVMRLQEEAHLNTSFKHFIFFVQEFNLIDRRELAPLHELIEKLGSKDR; via the exons ATGAGCTTCCTCTT TGGGAGCCGGTCTTCGAAAACATTCAAGCCAAAGAAGAACATTCCCGAGGGATCCCACCAGTATGAGCTCCTCAAACACGCCGAGGCCACGCTGGGCAGCGGCAACCTCCGGCAGGCCGTGATGCTGCCCGAGGGCGAGGACCTCAACGAGTGGATTGCGGTGAACA CTGTGGACTTCTTCAACCAGATCAACATGTTGTACGGAACCATCACCGAGTTCTGCACCGAGAGCAGCTGCCCTGTCATGTCTGCAGGGCCCAG gTACGAGTACCACTGGGCGGACGGCACCAACATCAAGAAGCCGATCAAGTGCTCGGCGCCCAAGTACATCGATTACCTGATGACGTGGGTGCAGGACCAGCTGGATGACGAGACTCTCTTCCCCTCCAAGATCG GCGTCCCCTTCCCCAAGAACTTCATGTCGGTGGCCAAGACCATCCTGAAGCGGCTGTTCCGGGTCTACGCCCACATCTACCACCAGCACTTCGACTCGGTGAtgcggctgcaggaggaggctcATCTCAACACCTCCTTCAAGCACTTTATCTTCTTCGTGCAG gAATTCAACCTGATCGACCGGCGGGAGCTGGCGCCGCTGCACGAGCTGATCGAGAAGCTGGGCTCCAAGGACAGATAA
- the TET3 gene encoding methylcytosine dioxygenase TET3 has protein sequence MEEGPINYVEERRLNEGSGLSLVNGGRPEAGGTALMEPSGWSPGQPPATGKAHLEDVRNLVAFSAVAEAVSSYRLPPPGSPSLLYEKFDSEMSRGGLGTADGVPRGEDLHALKAALALAKHGVKPPNCNCDGPECPDYLEWLEQKIKTALGEELASPRPRATAIPPPPPPEGAIDPQPVPEAAEPCPPDGLPFSQSALTIAKEKNISLQTAIAIEALTQLSAALPQPVGDGQPPPPPPPPAVPFGPGPLGPPGAAWQRGDEPRYPPEPGAAPEPFFGAAPPRGNFAATWGLEAEGAAGAGDPMAELEQLLGNADDYIKAAFKRPETTAGKVTAPKTEPPERAPSKEAPGSPRLPPAPPEPDLHKKTQLVLQQHLHHKRSLFLEQSLAAAAAAPPDRPSGWWAPSAPAVPPKPFEKQPKEKKKKTPPEKPPPAKPLRKQVQIKKAKQKDSQPLFPPLWQISLEGFRAPAEPPAEPPAEEMQTEPPPPPAFPHQPLALPLPAACPLPPNPLDGVPPAPDSQERGAPGGGPQIHSAPAGSTGLEEAPAAPQPATSAPVMVDDKLEELIRQFEAEFGENFNLPPPETPAPLAPGAAELPGGPAPAPQGSPTAAAAAPAPSSAPQAGPKSVSPGKGPLSEPPFTARSPKQIKIESSGAITVVSTTCFYSEESQNPDVDNVDRTPTKDEVPLTPTLSGFLESPLKYLDTPTKSLLDTPAKRAQAEFPTCDCVEQIVEKDEGPYYTHLGSGPTVASIRELMEERYGEKGKAIRIEKVIYTGKEGKSSRGCPIAKWVIRRHNQEEKLLCLVRHRAGHHCQNAVIIILILAWEGIPRTLGDTLYQELTDTLTKYGNPTSRRCGLNDDRTCACQGKDPNTCGASFSFGCSWSMYFNGCKYARSKTPRKFRLVGDNPKEEELLRRSFQDLATEVAPLYKRLAPQAYQNQVTNEDIAIDCRLGLKEGRPFSGVTACMDFCAHAHKDQHNLYNGCTVVCTLTKEDNRVVGKIPEDEQLHVLPLYKMSSTDEFGSEENQNAKVGSGAIQVLTSFPREVRKLPEPAKSCRQRQLEARRAAAEKKKLQKEKLMTPEKIKQEALELPTLQPNPGMALKGGIPPQPLKPSIKVEPQSHYNAFKYNGNAVVESYSVLGSCRPSDPYSMNSVYSYHSYYAQPNLPSVNGFHSKFALPSFGYYGFSSNHMFPSQFLNYGAPERSGSSWVSNGYEKKPDVSALQENLNHTYGNTNFPEPVPHSVRSKNHHQRTYERANRYASQQKAAAAAAGAHRTSSGSEEAPSFAQNCFGSRPIKQEPPDPPPTIEPLPSAAAMPGTGLALPAVPAHGTAPEQRWSPFKAPRGTASPERTSTAEGSWSALAPGSGGREKLSAFDAAVRLPPPEKQWSNVLAGEPAAAAAAHGSGLLPKPWSPCKLGETALAGVGTPSLLGSLGFSSALPGLPSFPSEPWGSVKVEEQRTPAPSPGLPEKPWEAAVGEKGAAGPRQEKPWDPFGLEEDLPEKAVKEEEDEEEEEEEEEEEEWSDSEHNFLDENIGGVAVAPAHGSILIECARRELHATTPLKKPNRCHPTRISLVFYQHKNLNQPNHGLALWEAKMKQLAERARARQEEAARLGLPPDAKAFAKKRKWGGALATEAPSKERRDSVPTRQAVAIPTNSAITVSSYAYTKVTGPYSRWI, from the exons ATGGAAGAAGGGCCAATTAATTATGTGGAAGAAAGGCGGCTGAACGAGGGCAGCGGGCTCAGCCTGGTGAATGGGGGCCGGCCGGAGGCGGGGGGGACCGCGCTGATGGAGCCGAGCGGGTGGTCGCCGGGCCAGCCGCCTGCCACTGGCAAAGCCCACTTGGAAGATGTCAGGAACCTGGTGGCCTTTTCAGCAGTGGCCGAAGCCGTTTCCTCCTACCGGCTCCCGCCGCCGGGGTCGCCGTCGCTGCTGTACGAGAAGTTCGACTCGGAGATGAGCCGGGGTGGGCTGGGCACGGCAGACGGGGTGCCACGGGGAGAGGACCTGCACGCCCTCAAGGCTGCCCTGGCTTTGGCCAAGCACGGTGTGAAGCCCCCCAACTGCAACTGCGACGGCCCCGAGTGCCCCGACTACCTGGAATGGCTGGAGCAGAAGATCAAGACGGCTCTCGGAGAAGAGCTGGCATCGCCGCGGCCCCGCGCCACCGCCATCCCCCCGCCTCCTCCCCCAGAAGGTGCTATCGACCCCCAGCCGGTGCCTGAGGCTGCCGAGCCGTGCCCGCCCGAcggcctccccttttcccaaagCGCGTTGACCATCGCCAAGGAGAAGAACATCAGCCTGCAGACCGCCATAGCCATCGAAGCCCTCACGCAGCTCTCAGCCGCTCTGCCCCAGCCCGTGGGCGATgggcagcccccgccgccgccgccgcctcccgccgtCCCCTTTGGCCCCGGCCCCCTCGGCCCGCCGGGGGCCGCGTGGCAGCGAGGGGATGAGCCCCGTTACCCGCCGGAGCCGGGAGCAGCACCTGAGCCATTTTTCGGCGCGGCACCTCCGCGGGGGAACTTCGCAGCCACTTGGGGGCTGGAGGCCGAGGGGGCAGCGGGGGCTGGAGACCCcatggcagagctggagcagctgctggggaatGCTGACGACTACATCAAGGCGGCTTTCAAGAGACCCGAAACGACAGCCGGCAAAGTGACAGCCCCCAAAACAGAACCCCCCGAGCGAGCACCCAGCAAGGAAGCACCGGGCAGCCCCCGCTTGCCGCCGGCACCGCCGGAGCCCGACCTGCACAAGAAGACGCAGCTGGtcctgcagcagcatctccacCACAAGCGCAGCCTCTTCCTCGAGCAAAGcctggcggcggcggcagcagcacccCCGGACCGGCCGAGTGGCTGGTGGGCTCCCAGCGCCCCGGCCGTGCCCCCCAAGCCCTTCGAAAAGCAGCccaaagagaagaagaagaaaacgcCGCCCGAGAAGCCCCCGCCGGCCAAACCTCTCCGCAAACAAGTGCAGATCAAGAAGGCGAAGCAGAAGGACTCGCAGCCGCTCTTCCCACCCCTCTGGCAGATCAGCCTGGAGGGGTTTCGGGCGCCCGCCGAACCCCCCGCCGAACCCCCCGCCGAAGAGATGCAAACGGAACCGCCGCCACCGCCGGCCTTCCCGCACCAGCCTCTTGCACTACCCCTGCCCGCCGCATGCCCCCTGCCACCAAACCCCCTCGACGGCGTCCCCCCGGCTCCCGACTCTCAGGAAAGGGGTGCCCCCGGGGGGGGCCCCCAAATTCACTCGGCGCCGGCGGGCTCGACTGGCTTGGAAGAAGCACCAGCTGCCCCCCAGCCGGCCACCTCAGCTCCCGTCATGGTGGATGACAAGTTGGAAGAGCTCATTCGACAATTCGAAGCcgaatttggggagaatttcaACCTGCCGCCCCCCGAGACGCCCGCCCCGCTTgcccctggggctgctgagctGCCGGGGGGTCCAGCACCAGCCCCGCAAGGGTCCCCcaccgccgctgccgccgccccgGCTCCGAGCAGCGCTCCCCAAGCCGGACCCAAAAGCGTCTCTCCAGGGAAGGGGCCGCTGTCAGAGCCACCCTTCACTGCCCGGTCCCCCAAACAGATCAAAATCGAGTCTTCTGGTGCTATCACCGTGGTGTCTACCACGTGTTTTTACTCTGAAGAAAGCCAAAACCCAGACGTGGACAACGTCGACAGAACACCCACCAAGGACGAGGTGCCGCTGACGCCCACCCTGAGTGGCTTTTTGGAGTCTCCGCTCAAATACCTGGACACGCCGACCAAAAGCCTCCTGGACACCCCGGCCAAGAGGGCACAAGCAGAATTCCCCACCTGTGACTGTGTTG AGCAAATCGTGGAGAAGGATGAGGGGCCGTATTACACCCACCTGGGCTCGGGGCCCACTGTGGCCTCCATCCGGGAGCTCATGGAGGAGCG GTACGGCGAGAAGGGCAAGGCCATCCGCATCGAGAAGGTCATCTACACGGGCAAGGAAGGGAAGagctcccggggctgccccATCGCCAAGTGG GTGATCCGCAGACACAACCAAGAGGAGAAGCTGCTGTGCCTGGTGCGGCACCGGGCCGGCCACCACTGCCAGAACGCCgtcatcatcatcctcatcctggCCTGGGAGGGCATCCCCCGCACGCTGGGTGACACGCTGTACCAGGAACTCACCGACACCCTCACCAAGTACGGCAACCCCACCAGCCGCCGCTGCGGCCTCAACGATGA CCGGACCTGCGCGTGCCAAGGCAAGGACCCCAACACCTGCGGCGCTTCCTTCTCGTTCGGCTGCTCCTGGAGCATGTACTTCAACGGCTGCAAATACGCCCGCAGCAAAACTCCCCGCAAGTTCAGGCTGGTGGGAGACAATCCCAAAGAG gaagagctgcTCCGGAGAAGCTTTCAGGACTTGGCCACCGAGGTTGCTCCGCTTTACAAGAGGCTGGCACCGCAAGCCTACCAAAACCAG GTCACCAATGAGGACATAGCGATCGACTGCCGGCTGGGCTTGAAGGAGGGGAGGCCGTTCTCGGGAGTGACGGCGTGCATGGACTTCTGCGCTCACGCTCACAAGGACCAGCATAACCTCTACAACGGCTGCACCGTG GTCTGCACGCTGACGAAGGAAGACAATCGTGTGGTGGGGAAAATTCCCGAAGATGAGCAGCTGCACGTCCTCCCCCTCTACAAGATGTCCAGCACAGATGAGTTCGGCAGCGAGGAGAACCAAAACGCCAAGGTGGGCAGCGGGGCCATCCAGGTGCTCACATCCTTCCCCCGCGAGGTCCGCAAGCTGCCCGAGCCCGCTAAGTCCTGCCGGCAGCGGCAGCTGGAAGCCAGGAGAGCTGCTGCGgagaagaagaagctgcagaaaGAGAAGCTGATGACGCCAGAGAAGATCAAGCAGGAAGCGCTCGAGCTCCCCACACTCCAGCCAAATCCAG GTATGGCGTTGAAAGGCGGGATACCCCCGCAGCCGCTGAAACCTTCCATCAAGGTGGAACCCCAGAGCCATTACAACGCCTTCAAGTACAACGGCAACGCGGTGGTGGAGAGCTACTCGGTGCTGGGCAGCTGCCGGCCCTCCGACCCGTACAGCATGAACAGTGTTTACTCTTACCATTCCTACTATGCACAGCCCAATCTGCCTTCCGTGAACGGGTTTCACTCCAAGTTCGCGCTTCCCTCCTTCGGGTATTACGGCTTTTCCAGCAACCACATGTTCCCCTCGCAGTTTCTCAATTACGGGGCGCCCGAGAggagtgggagcagctgggtgaGCAATGGCTACGAGAAGAAGCCTGATGTCTCGGCACTGCAGGAGAATCTCAACCACACCTACGGGAACACCAATTTCCCCGAGCCCGTCCCGCACAGCGTGCGGAGCAAAAACCATCACCAGCGCACCTACGAGCGAGCCAACCGCTACGCCAGCCAGCAGaaagcagcggcggcggcggccggggcgcACAGGACTAGCTCGGGCTCGGAGGAGGCACCGTCGTTTGCACAGAACTGTTTCGGCAGCCGGCCCATCAAGCAGGAGCCTCCGGACCCCCCGCCCACCATCGAGCCCCTTCCCAGCGCAGCGGCCATGCCCGGCACCGGCTTAGCACTGCCGGCCGTCCCCGCGCACGGCACggcaccagagcagaggtggAGCCCCTTCAAAGCGCCCCGGGGCACGGCTTCCCCCGAGAGGACTAGCACGGCCGAGGGCTCGTGGAGCGCGCTGGCGCCGGGCTCGGGCGGGCGGGAGAAGCTGAGTGCCTTCGACGCTGCCGTGCGCTTGCCACCGCCGGAGAAGCAGTGGTCCAACGTCCTGGCGGGGGagccggcggcagcggcggcggcgcacGGCTCAGGCTTGCTGCCAAAACCGTGGAGCCCCTGCAAGCTGGGGGAGACGGCGCTGGCTGGCGTGGGCACCCCGAGCCtgctggggtcactggggttcAGCTCggctctgccagggctgcccagcTTCCCCAGCGAGCCATGGGGGTCTGTGAAGGTGGAGGAGCAGAGGACACCGGCACCCAGCCCGGGGCTGCCAGAGAAGCCGTGGGAGGCAGCGGTGGGGGAGAAGGGGGCGGCAGGGCCCCGCCAGGAGAAGCCGTGGGACCCCTTTGGCCTGGAGGAGGATCTGCCAGAGAAGGCggtgaaggaggaagaggacgaggaggaggaagaggaggaggaagaggaagaggagtggTCGGACAGCGAGCACAACTTCCTGGATGAGAACATCGGCGGCGTGGCCGTGGCGCCCGCCCACGGCTCCATCCTCATCGAGTGCGCCCGCCGCGAGCTCCACGCCACCACCCCGCTGAAGAAACCCAACCGCTGCCACCCCACCCGCATCTCCCTCGTCTTCTACCAACACAAGAACTTGAACCAGCCCAACCACGGCCTGGCGCTGTGGGAGGCCAAGATGAAGCAGCTGGCGGAGCGGGCTCGGGCCcggcaggaggaggcagcacgTCTGGGGCTGCCGCCGGACGCCAAAGCCTTTGCCAAGAAGCGCAAGTGGGGCGGCGCATTGGCGACCGAGGCGCCCAGCAAGGAGAGGAGGGACTCGGTCCCCACGCGGCAGGCGGTGGCCATCCCCACCAACTCCGCCATCACTGTGTCCTCCTACGCCTACACCAAGGTGACGGGCCCCTACAGCCGCTGGATCTGA
- the BOLA3 gene encoding bolA-like protein 3, whose translation MAAAGLGRGPLLLRCRSWRSFASHTDGESRLARVLREKFPRASAIKVVDISGGCGAMYEIHIESEEFREKRTVQQHQMVNQALSEEIKHMHGLRIFTSAPKP comes from the exons atggcggcggcggggctgggccggggcccg CTCTTGCTGCGCTGCCGCTCCTGGCGCAGCTTCGCCTCTCACACGGACGGGGAGTCGCGCCTGGCCCGGGTGCTGCGGGAGAAGTTCCCCCGGGCCTCGGCCATCAAGGTTGTGGATATCTCAG GCGGCTGCGGTGCCATGTACGAGATCCACATCGAGTCCGAGGAGTTCCGGGAGAAGCGGACGGTGCAGCAGCACCAGATGGTCAACCAG GCCCTGAGCGAGGAGATCAAGCACATGCACGGCCTGCGCATCTTCACCTCGGCCCCCAAGCCCTGA